In the Candidatus Omnitrophota bacterium genome, CAGACGCTAGGCTATCTATCGCCGTACTGTTTTGAACAACGAACCTTGTCTCTGAACTAAGGTGTCCGTTTTATAGGGGATGCCTCAAACTGTCCCCAGATACTCAGGAGTGCTTCATGAGTGGTTCTTATCAGAAAACCAAAGTGGGTATTGCGGGAGTCACCGGTTACACCGGAGAGGAAGTCCTGACTTGGCTCCTAAAGCACCCTAGAGTGGAACTCAGCTATGTGGCGGCGAGCGAGGACGTGGGTTCTTTGGCCAATCGTTTGCCGCGATGGGCCGATGTGCCCGGGATTCCTGCATGCGAGGGGCTCAACGCGCAGCGTATGGCCGGCAGTTGCGATGTGGCTCTTTTGGCTTTGCCGCACACTCAGTCCATGGCCGTGGTCCCCGGACTCCTCAAAGCAGGGGTTCGTGTGGTGGACTTGAGCGCGGATTACCGGCTTAGGGAGGCCCCGGTTTATGAAAAGTGGTATCAGCACGCGCACACGGACACCGCAAACATTGCAAACGCGGTGTATGGTCTGTGTGAGTACTGCGGGGAAGAACTCAAACAAGCCCAACTGGTAGCTAACCCGGGTTGTTACCCGACGGCCGTGAGTCTGGCGCTTTTGCCTTTGCTGAAATCAGACCTTTACAGCGGCGGCACGGTGATTGTGGACGCCAAGTCCGGTGTCACGGGTGCGGGGCGGAAGGTGGCTGCAGCGCTTCAGTTTTCCGAAGTTAATGAAAATCTCAAGGCATATAAAGTGGCAGTTCACCAGCATACCCCTGAGATGCTTCAGACCCTCAAGGATTTTTCGGGTTTTGATTCCAGCCTGGTCTTTGTGCCGCATCTTATTCCCATGAACCGGGGGATCGTGGCAACCTGTTATGTCCCCCTGAAGGCGCCCAGTACAAGTGCAGAGCTCAAGGCCCTCTATGAAACGGCCTATGCCCAGGCGCCATTTGTGCGAATCAAGGCAAAAGGCGAAGCGCCTGAGACCGCGCAGGTGGCTCATACGAACTACTGTGATATCGGAGTTTTTGCGGATGAGTCCGGAAATACGGCCGTTGTCATCAGCGCAATCGACAATCTGGCCAAGGGAGCTGCTACCCAGGCAATTCAGAATCTCAACCGGATGATGGGTTGGCCTGAAACGGAAGGTTTGCTCAGATGAAACGCATTGACGGAGGAGTGACGGCGCCGATGGGTTTTAGAGCCTCTGGAGTGCACGGTGGAATCAAACGTTCCGGAGCTTTGGATCTATCCTTGGTTTATTCAACTGTGCCTGCAGTGGCGGCCGGGGTTTTTACCGTAAATCGCGTGAAGGCCGCACCGGTTTTGGTGAGTGAGAAAAAACTTAAGGTTCCCACAGCCCAGGCCATTATTGCCAACAGCGGCAATGCCAATTGTTGTACCGGAGAACAGGGCCTTGCCGATGCCGCGAAGATGACCGAGTGTGCGGCCGCAGCTTTGGGTTTGTCTCCGGACGAGGTGTTGGTGTGTTCCACCGGAGTGATCGGCCGGCCGATGCCGATGGAAAATATCTGCGGGGCTATCCCCGCTTTGGTGCAGTCACTGGACACTCTGGGGAGTGAGGCGGCCGCTGACGGGATTTGTACCACAGACACCTATCCCAAGCAGAGCGCCGTTGAATTTGAACTCGGCGCTAAGACTGTGAGGATCGGCGGGATCGCGAAAGGGGCGGGCATGATTCAGCCCAATATGGCGACCATGCTTTGTTTTCTCACCACCGACGCATCGATCCGAGCGGATCTTTGCCGCAAGGCCTTGGCAGAAGCAGTGGAGCAGACCTTTAACCGGATTACCGTGGACGGGGATATGAGTACCAATGACACGGTCTTTCTCTTGGCTAATGAGTTTGCGGAGAACAAGACCATTTGTACTCAGGGCAAGGACTATAAGATATTTTTGGAAGGGCTTAAGGCCGTGTGCCGGGACTTGGCCAGGATGATGATTGATGACGGCGAGGGCGGCGGCCGCTTTTTAGAAGTCCGGATAGAGGGAGCAAAAAGTGCGCAGGCGGCACGGCAGGCGGCCTATCAAATCGCGAACTCGCCCCTGGTCAA is a window encoding:
- a CDS encoding N-acetyl-gamma-glutamyl-phosphate reductase encodes the protein MSGSYQKTKVGIAGVTGYTGEEVLTWLLKHPRVELSYVAASEDVGSLANRLPRWADVPGIPACEGLNAQRMAGSCDVALLALPHTQSMAVVPGLLKAGVRVVDLSADYRLREAPVYEKWYQHAHTDTANIANAVYGLCEYCGEELKQAQLVANPGCYPTAVSLALLPLLKSDLYSGGTVIVDAKSGVTGAGRKVAAALQFSEVNENLKAYKVAVHQHTPEMLQTLKDFSGFDSSLVFVPHLIPMNRGIVATCYVPLKAPSTSAELKALYETAYAQAPFVRIKAKGEAPETAQVAHTNYCDIGVFADESGNTAVVISAIDNLAKGAATQAIQNLNRMMGWPETEGLLR
- the argJ gene encoding bifunctional glutamate N-acetyltransferase/amino-acid acetyltransferase ArgJ, producing MKRIDGGVTAPMGFRASGVHGGIKRSGALDLSLVYSTVPAVAAGVFTVNRVKAAPVLVSEKKLKVPTAQAIIANSGNANCCTGEQGLADAAKMTECAAAALGLSPDEVLVCSTGVIGRPMPMENICGAIPALVQSLDTLGSEAAADGICTTDTYPKQSAVEFELGAKTVRIGGIAKGAGMIQPNMATMLCFLTTDASIRADLCRKALAEAVEQTFNRITVDGDMSTNDTVFLLANEFAENKTICTQGKDYKIFLEGLKAVCRDLARMMIDDGEGGGRFLEVRIEGAKSAQAARQAAYQIANSPLVKTMVTGSNPNWGRIAASVGSAGVDFNPNKLDIFLGHYHKGEVSESLTLVYEKGEPVEHTRKELKDCFKQDSLIVEVHLHAGKAGHWVWTTGLTEEYIQINTRYGS